In Zingiber officinale cultivar Zhangliang chromosome 9B, Zo_v1.1, whole genome shotgun sequence, the genomic window GCTGGCGCCGCCGGAAGTGGTGGTAATGGAGGCGACGGCGTCGGTGGGGGAGCTTATGGAGGAGGCGGAGACGGCGCTAAGGGACACGTACTGCGCTCTGGAGGGGTTcacggcggaggaaatgaagggGGTGGAGGGGGAGCCGTGGGAAGCGGTGCTCTTGGGCGGCGCGGAGTCCGGGTCGAAGATCTGGGTGCGCGGGGAGGGGGCCGACATGAACTGCGATCTCATGTACGAGGGTGGCCCCGACACGTGGTCGGTTGGCTGCGCCTGCGGGGCGCGCGACGACGACGGCGAGCGCATGGTGGCCTGCGACGCCTGCGATGTGTGGCACCACACGCGCTGCGCAGGCATCCCGGACGGGCAGCCGGTGCCGCCCATCTTCTACTGCGCCAGGTGCCGAAGGTCAGCGGTGGCGGCCGGGGACATGATGGAGTAAGAAAGCTCCGGGCTGCCGCGACGGTATCTTCCCGCTGCCAGGGAGAAGACGGATCAAGAAATCACCGCGGATGGGTCCAAAGACACGGCTCTTCTGCCTTTTTGAGCTGGAAGCCATGGCTCTGTTCTGCTTCTAGCAAGTGTCGATTGTTGCTATTCATTCATTTGTTCATTTTCTTAGCTGCTGAAAGCATGTCGGAACCGGCGGCACATTGGAGCATTCCATGAGCCATTGTAAGagtgaaaacaaaacaaaagatatATGAGATTGCATTGTTCTTGGTGTAAATGAATTCGTCATGGATTCTGTAATACCATTTTGGATGAAGAGCAAGGTTTCAGCCTTTGGGGCTGATTGACTTGATGAATTAGGATCAATGCAAGTTCATGGTGTCGGATTATGGTTAACTGGAAGGCATCAGAAGAAGAAACAACTTTTTTGGTGGAGTTACTTAGCTGGACGTAAAATGGATTCATTGAATTAGGAGGATTTGAACGATCTGCCTGTAGCTCTCTTGCTTCCAATCCTCCTACGACGCACAGAGCAGGGATAACACACGTACAAGTTTCTGTCATCATGATCGTCCATGGCTCCAGAGCCAAAAGAGGAAAGAAAGTCTCATTGATGGAGTTGAGTGAGACAAAACATTCATTCCCATATCTTCCCGTTTCGAATCCAACATCACAGCGTTTCAAGCCTACATCTCCAGTCGATAGGTAAATGAATTCTAGACTTTATGATCCTTGAAGTAAAGAAAAATCAAGCTCGTGTTAATAACCTGGATAGATAAAATCCTTAAAATGTTTGAGACACCTTATAGAGCaaacaaattttacatttgagcaAGTGATCGTTGTACAGGAAGATGTTTAATCACCTGCTCCAGCTTTTTGTACCACTATTTTTTACAACATATTACTAGCCTTCCCAGCTCCCAAATGTTTTCGATCAATGTTGGCTCTTGGGTTACATCTTCATTGGCTCTGCAAGAAAAGCATAGCTGCGTGAAATTTTGTTTGACTAATGTAACACTAACTAAATGGTCAAAGTTTGAAAATAGGAACACTAAAACTCACGAACTTCTCATAAGAGTCGCGCCTTATGGAACGAAAGGAAATACAATCACATGAATTTGTTCAAGGCCCGAGTAAAACATATCTAAACAAAGTAGGGAGTTCGATACAAATTTAAAACCAATCAACAAAAACACACAAATCCAAAATTATACCAACTTAACATGTCTGGAAAAGAAGTAAAAAATCAAAAGAGACTACGATGCTTTGGCATCTTGCAAAATGCCAAATATATACTAAGTTGACATTCCTGGAAAATAAGTGAAAAGCAAAAGAGATTGTGATACTTTGGCATCTTGCAAAATGACTAGGATGCACCGGGCTATACAAACAAGGCATATTGTCCCACCAAAACAACAGGTCATGGAGTTAGCAAAAGGCAAACCCAAGCATCACTTGCAGTGGCTAACTACAGTTGAAATCAGGCGCAACTACTTAACGCTGGTGCAAGGTTGGATAGTGCCAGGTTCAGTCtaaaaatataagaaaataaGAAGGGAAGTATACCGCAGAAGAAGTAGCCTAATGCAGAATCTCTTAGATACTTTTAGACCTTGTATTTTGTTGTCAACGGTTGCGAATCAATCCACTTCGTGGACCAGTCCTGAAATTGGAACATAGCCGTAAGCCAAAAATACAACATAGTTATACATACATTACCTTAATTTTGAATTCAAAGTAATACAAATCTAGTTCATTACACTAGTATGCAAATGTTGTTTGTATTCAAATGTTAATACTGTGTACAACAAAAGCAGAAGAGTTTAAATAAAACAACATGCTTAAGAAAAATCCTTGCTACATTTAAACCCAGTATGACCATTGTCATTAGAAGCCATAAAGAATAAAAAAGACACTCAAGAATTCACTTAGTGATAATTTGCAAATAAGCCTTCCATATCCTGAGAAAACTATCTCATACGGCTAGTTGACATAATTCATAATCATCATCAAACCATGTCAGCACCAATTATTTGAGATTGGCTGCACAGATTTGGCATCATTGACATTTGATAAGGTCAAATCAAAAGGCAAATTAAATGAACCAACCACATGCTACATTTGTGTCATATCAAAGGGTGCCATACAagtgaaaaggaagaaaagatcTGACTGCATCTTAAAAAGAATCAAAAGCAAATTAATCATCCAACATACATTTTCTAAGAAGGAAAACATAATTTGAATTTACTTTAAACAAATGTTCGTAGTAGGAATAAGTATTATccatttatgaaaaattaaatagtGAAAAACTATGAAGTTTTTTTTATGAGGCTTAGTCCTCCTACTCCATGCCCCAAGAATGGTAAAGAATCACCCCAAGCACCAGAAATGGCCAATCTGCAAACATTTCCAAATTCAATCGATTTGTTGCAGTAAGAATTTTATACACAATCTATACAGTGAGGGATTATATTCATGATCAGGGCCTATAAAACCTACAAAAGAAGTAATTGCCaaacttttattaaaattatGCCTGATAAAAAACACCAAAGCCTTGTTAGATCATATCATCATGAAGCCATGTTTCACCCAGCTCTACATTGCATAGGTTGAGCCATTAGTAATAATcaaatcaataattaattaattgatgtttCTTTGGATTCCCAATACTCCTAACTCCTACTTTCATGGATTCAACTCTTCTAAATACAAAATGCAATCTCAACCTAATTTCTCTCATTTTATCAGCGGCATGTTACCAGACCACACATCTGAGGTTTCATATTTACCAGAGTAAACCACAAGTTAGAATTTACCAAATAACACACCTCATGACCCTTTAGTGGGCAAAAATTTTTGATAACCTTTCAGTAGTCAAAATCAACAAGGGCATAACTTGACTCCTGAGATCAAGAAGAATCTGGTGGTCTTATTTTGTTATTTTGATACATTGAAGTGTTTTAATTAACACACCTTGATGGCCATTTTGATGGCCTTCAAGTGGTCAATTCCTGTGAGCCTGACTAATCAAATTGTCCTATTTTGCCACCTTAACCAAGAAAAGGTCATCAAGGCATTTTTGTCAAAACACTTTGATGGTCATCTTGAGATCTTTTAGTGATTCAAATAGAAGGAATTAATAGACTCATGGGAGCATTATGAGTGCAATGATGGCCTTGTATTACCATTATGACCACTACAAGGTGGTCAAGAGAGTCATCAAGGTGTTTTGTTAAAACACACTGGTGGTGTTCCAATCGTCAAAATGACAATATGAGATCACCATTTTGTTCATAGTGCTCCCAAAAGTTCATGCTCCTgactttttaattttgataactAAAAGGCTTCATGGTCTTTTAGTGGTAAAAAGGTTGATGATCTTGGTCCAAATCAACAAGGACATGAATCAATTCCTTGAGCATGACAAATCCAATGATGTCTTATGGTTAAACCACATTCATAACCACCTTAAGCCCTTTTCATGGACATAATCCCATTTGATTCATGAAGCTCTCAAGATTCAATTTGTAGCCTCATTGACTTTAACTACTGAAaggatatcaaaataattttaaaagttgcCTTAAAATATAAAATGTGCTGTCAGTTAAAATACGGGAGAATTTTGAGAATAAGATGTGCTCTTTGGTAAATTCTAACTTGTGGTGCATCCTTGAGTAAATAGGAATCTTTTGGGAGCGCCCTTTAGTAAAATGTTATTTTATCATTCATTGAAACTAcactcaaatttttaaatttagcaTATTGTATTTTGTCTAATAACTCCACATATCCATCTTCAGATTCTCATCTTTACTAATTTGCTAATTGTCAGAATATATATTTTGAGCATATCtaagtagggatgtaaatgaataaAATGGAGCTTTATGCTCATGCTTACCAAGCTTGTTTAGGCTCATTTATTAAACCCTAAACTCAAGCTTTTTATTGAGCTTAACAAGAAACATTATTTTATCTATAATTTAGTTAAAACATTATGCTCCTTTTTGACATAGTATAAACAATATAAAAGTATTGAATTTGTAAAATATGTATTTCTTTATATATTTGAATCTAAAACTAAAAAAGCCAAAGTTGAGCTTTGTACAAGTTATAAACATGTCCATTCATAAATTGCTTTGTTCAAACGAGGCAAGCTCACTAGCgttcaagcttatttatttattttattttaaatgttaaacgaatacaacAAAGCTCTTATCATGTTGAATGTTTAGCTTGCTCATTCATGAACATTTACAACACAAAAGTCCAAAACTAAGAGATAAAATAGCCCACATTCTAAAGTCAACAAAATCATGCCTTGATGTACTATTTTCATGTGTTCCAAAGATCACTTATAAGTATTCATTATAAGAATGTCCCGATTTATTCTACACAAAAAGTAAAGTTTGTCCAGTAGTAAGAAGTGTTTGGTTCATAAGAATAGCTATTATATTCCCTATAAATTCCCATAAAATAAGTATTCGTATGTTTGATTGCAATATGAAGTGAGAATATCAATTCCCATGGAATTATGATTAGAATAGCTATTCCTAATGAGGAATCAAAATTCCATGGGAATAGCAATAATAATATTCCATGGGCCAAGACACTTGGGCAAGCAGATCATGACAAGCTGGTCAGGTGGAGCATGAAGACCAATCATGCTAGATGGATCAGATGAACCAAGCAAGCAGATTGATCGGATTGGTTGGATAGAGCAAGTGGAGTGGTTAGACTTGTTGAGCAAGGCAGGACAAGCGAGTTCAACAAGTCAATCAAATTGTGACGCTAAACATGTTCAATGAGCCAGCAAAACTAGGAGAGTGGAACAATGAGCCATCCTTGTCTATTTCAATTGGCAAACCAAAGGCACCATTGAGGAATAGGATCTTTAATCATACAATTATTGCATTTGCTAATGAAGGTTTTCATAAGTTAAAAGGTCAatgcaaggaaaaaagaaaagttgAATGCAGTGTTAGGCATAGACATCACCAAATTTGTCTAAACCAATGAATATAGTTCATCATCTTATTTTTCATGAGACCAGATTGTTGCTGCAAGTGATGTGAAGCATCTTCACCACCCATGTACCTTGATAAGCAGAGGATGGTACAAGAGGCCATCTAGAAGTGATCCATCGAATAAACAGTAGAATGTGGTAAGAAAATAAGCAAGGGTTGTTGTATTATTGTGGACATAGTTGACATAATAGGTATTAGTTTCAGCATAATCAATCAAAAAACCTACGTATCAGCTGTATCAAATTAATAGAATTGATGAAATCAAAATTCATAGTAAAATAAATAAAGTgaaaatatacaaaaaaaaaaaaatgtttaatgtATGAGATAGTGACAATAATTCAAAACCCCTAAGTATTCCATGAAAGTATATCCTTATTTTGTCAAATGTATCATTGAGACATTTTGTTATATTCCAAAAACCTAAATAagatttaaataaatatattaggaaTTATTAGAAGCTAAAGGAATTAAAATAAGGATTTTACGACCGAGCGAAGTAGTTTAAAAGCTAATATAAATATTCTTTGTCCAATTTTGAGGATAAAGTGGGGTTAGGTCAATTTAATTTCTCTTTGGGCTCATAACGGATTTAAAAAAGGGTTTCAGGGTTGAACTAATTTTGGACCAAATTACactggtcaaaaatatttttgttgactGGTTCAATTCACTAGGTTTATTTGGATTAGGATTTAGGACTTTTAAATGCTCTGATTATTCCTCCTCTCCCTAATATAGTGAGAAGCACATAACTCCTTCCTGTTCTCCCGTTCAGTGAGAGCAGAACGGGTtaactcttcttccttctctcaaaGCCATTTTGATGCTATGCGCTCCTTGTGATTTCACTAGAGAGAGCTCCTCTCCTCCCCTTTCCCAAGGCAGCTTCATTGATTCTCTCCTGAACTTCTCAACCTCGTGCAAAAGCCCCAGATCATGCCACTACTGCTGGTTACGGATTAAGCTTCTGTTGCTTCCGATTCACCTAGGTGTGGGAATCCCCTCAAATGCCAATTGCTCCTCTTTCTTCTTAAAAGCCAACCATTGCTTGAGATCCATCGGTTGGCCTTTGTTGCCCCTGTAGCCAAGGTTCTCGCTGTTGTTTGCTGTCTACTACTACCAATAGTCATGCAACCTCATCTTTGCCTCACTGAGAAAAATTGAACCTTTTCCCTTTATAGCTGGAAGTTGATGCTACTTCTGCAACCATGAATTCCTATTCAAATAGGTGAGATTGTGTTCCTTTTCATATAAGTCCCTCGTTGCAATAAGTATGAAATTCATGCATATAGCATTGTTATAACATGGTGTTTTCACTGTTTCTCTGCTGGAGCAGCACCCAAGTGATTGAGTATTAATCTTAGCGAAAGGGAATGCCTTCATCCAACTACAGTagcttatttctagtaatttcagtAAATCTCAGTGAAGGTAAGTTGTTTCACCCTCGTTGAATTGGAAAACTCACAATAAAGGAGTATCTAGATCGAGATACCTAATTTGATGGGAAGTTTCTATATTATCTTATTTACTCGCCTGTTTGGTTATTGTTCATATAGTTCCTCTTGGACTATGTTTATTTGCATTGAAAATGTACATCATATTAGATAGATTTACGTTTAATATGTAGATGTTGTACTTTAGATGTGTTATgcaatttaatttttgttgttaaTTGATGTGGACTAGAAGGCTACAATGGTTAGAATCTGGATGTAAACCTAAGCATATCCTCATAATTGGATGACTTTATTGTGAATCTGGATTATACGGCAGATATTTTATTGTGGATGATCTCAAACCATTTAGCACTTATACCAATCTTTCTACTTTGACCATGCATTTGCCATGGGTGAGTGTGATGTATTAGACACAGGGACTACTTTCAATAGTCAATACACATGTAGGAGTACATGCGGATATCATTATCTATTGAGTGAGGATGGAAGAGTGCAGGGTTCATGCTTATTGGACCAGTCCCACCTCATTGATTGGTATTAGTAATTTGCATTAATCAAGTGATTTTTGAGTTAGTGGTGGAGTATTTTCTTTTCTTGAGGTTGCTAGTTATTATTGTGTTATTCATTGTTTATCTtgttaaattaataatatttatcatTGATATCAGAGGCATAAAAGTACATTgattatcataattttttattatatctcTTAATCAGTCCCAATTGCCTTTTCCTAAAGTTTCACGATATGACTTATGAATTTAATCCCTTTATAATTAGTATAAAATCTTATTTAGCATTTCTTAATATATCAGTACTGATTTTTCATCATTTATCATACATCTTAATTATACTAAAACTGTATATTTATTGAGGCATCAATTTTCAATGATATCACAGAGCCACAACAATAACATGAAGAGCAAGATTAGAATGCAGACCTTAGAAAACGGATCATCAAATATCACACATAAAAACCCCAAACAATTGTACCTTCCAGGCAGCATTTGAGAGCTAGTAGATGGACCCTTGGAACCACTAGCACTGAGTCGTTTTgacttgctatcttgttctttcTCCACCCGCATAGCAGCCACCTCTTTCTCCATTGCAGAAACTTCCCTTCTCATCTTTTTTGCCTCCACTTCCATTGCTTTAGTCAGCGTATCAACTTTCTTGGCCAGCATCTGATTTGGAAGTTGAAGGATCAGCAAGAAATTGGATGACTTTAGAGCAGGAACTTGTTATGACAGGCCATTTACCTCAATTGCATCATCCTTGTCCTGTAAGCTTTGGTCCTTCTCGTGGCATGCCTTTCTTAATGTAACTACCTCCTTCTGCAACATGTCATACAATAGTCCAGAGACACAATCTTCTGACTCAACAATAGGAAACTCACAGGTTTTCTCAGATGGGGTTTCCTTCCACCTATTAGGTAAGAGATTATCACTGGTTACATCAGAAGATCTATTTAGTGACACACCTGTACCATTCCCAATGACTTTAGGAACCAATGTTCTTGTCCCACCATCAAATGACTTTGATGCCCCTTTAGCATGTTTCAATACCATGGTACTAGAAACAGAAGATCTCATCTGAAAAGATGGTCTCTTAGATAGGAAGCCATTAATGCTCTTAGAATTATTCTCAGCTCCACCAAGGGACTGGCGACGTAAAGGACCATTACCTACACTCTTTCCCTCTACACAAGCACGGATTATACCACTACCTGGCATTCTCAATCCCTCTTCCAGAACCTTAAGCCTCAATTGGAACTTCTCCTGAAACACCAAAAGGTTTTCAGTCACATAGATTGTCACTAACGAAAAAGTTTAAAACATAACATGTAAATTTAAAATGTCAAATCTTAGACATCCAATGCTAGGCGTTGTACTTTCAATTGAGCTTCAGATCTTGCAGTCCTTTCTGCTATAGAAAGCTTATCCCGAAGTTGCTGCATTTCACCCTGTAAAAATGTTTGTGGCAATATTTATAATAAATATGGAAAGATGGGCATGTAAATGGAATCTTCGAAAAGACTAGTATAGTCTAGAAAATAAGAAATATCTCCAAACATAACATCTGAACTTGAACAAAATCAAGGAACAGTTAAATCTAACCTGCATGAATCTACGTTCCTCAAGCCATTGTTTAACAGGCATTACTTTGTCACTAGCATCTTTCCAGTCATTTGCCACTACCACAGCAACCCTGTTAGCTGAAACCTTGGCTCGAGAGAGTTCTCGGTCAAGTGTTTTCATCTCTTCCTGAATAAACAAATAACAGAATGATGAGGGGGAGAGTTCCAACTATGCTATAATGAGTTAAAAGAGTTGACAACTTTTAGGAGCATCATCATATTGATTGTGGTAAAGCTAGATGTATTACACTCATTTCCTGAACTTTCCGTTGGTAATCTCTAACAGCATTTGCCGCTGCACCACCAGCAAGAACAGCCTCCTCTAGTTCTCGCACTGTTTGGCCAAGCTTTTCAACCTCTGCAACCTTCTGTCGATGCATTTTATCCATGATCTTGTTCTCCTCCTGAAGAATAAAATGagtgcataattaatttttaatagaagTAGGGCCAAAAGAATTTTGGCCCAAAGATTGTTTCATAAATGAATACCTGACAAATCTCAATCTGTTTCATTAACTCTTGATTCTTGTTTTGCAGGTCATCTACCATGGCAGCTTTTGCTAAAGCAATTTGTACAGTCCTTTCTGCTTCCAATAATGCAGCTTCCTTTGATTTGGTGAGTCGATCTAATGCCCTGTTGTCATCCTGTAACTTTGCAATCTGCAAAAGAGAAAAACAATTGGATAGGAATAATAAAGAGGGAATATATCATACAGTTTACGCTCTTTCTAGACTCTTTCTGCCAATACATGAGGAAGCCCAAGGTTTATATTTGAACAGAATAGGTGCTATCAACTAGCAGAGTATTAACCCTTAACAAAAGTGATAGATATGGCAACAACTTACAAAATATCTAAGCTTACAGAGCACACTAAAGCCAAGCTCTAGCAGTTACAGAAATCCAACTGATAAGACTTGATACCTTTAACAAATTTGGTTCAGGGCAAAAGTTAGTAGATGGATGTTACAATAATAAATGCAATTAGTTCATGCAAAAAAGGGATAGCCAGCAGTCACTCAAATTGCATAGAGAATTATCAGTGCATAAATGAAGCAAAAAAGGAAATAGCTCACAACGGATTTTAAAACATTCGAGTTGTTTATAAACTTGAGACAAAGTGGAGGTTATTTACTGATAATAGCTTGtcattctttttaaattttaggGCGACGTTATGTCCAAGaaattgacaaaataaaattttgcatGAGCAAGATTTCAAAGGAATACCTCCTGCCGTGCTAACTTCAACTCTGCCTCAAGGGGTGCAAGAATAGCTTCAATAGGAGGCATATCATCATCTTTTTCAGCTGCATGGACCCTTCTAAGTGTTGCCTCAGCTGCAAACTGGGCGGCCAAGGCTGATCTCTTTTCATCATTTATCTTCTTAATTTCAAGATTCTGCATGGTTACTTCTCATTAACACTTCTTCATTATAGAATCATATATGAAAATAAGAGGGAAAAGAATATTAGGAATTCTGCAAGTACTCTGTTTTCTAGAAGTGATTCAGTTAGCTTGAGCTTTTCATCCATCTTGATCAATTCATCTGTTAGCTGACAGTTGAGAAAGGAAATCAGAATGCATCCTATTGATATCATCATTATCTTATATTTAATTGTATAAAAATGAGAACATAAAGGAAAAAGAGAAAGAAATGCAACAACTTGGAGGGAAAACAAATTCTCTGATAATATGCAAAGGCAAAGTAATGCACAATTAAATTAATAGAAGTCAaggttataaatttttttagtaAAACCAATTTTAATGCATTTCCATCACTATAAAAATTTTATCCATGAATGTAAACCTGAAGTAATAAGATCCAATCACATTATCTTTAACAAAATCAAAATTAGTATGCCATATTTAGAATCTCCAAGAAccttcattaattttttttactaaaggcGGAAATGATTTAGTTCTTGTAGATTTCCAACTAAAAAACATATTGACAAAGATAACCAAGACGTACAAGGTGTAAAAGAAGAAATTAACACAACTATTTCATCCACCAGTCTAAATTTGATAGAAAAGTCACTACCTGAtgcaaattaaataataataataataaagcacATTTCTGTTGAAAGTGTTATTCACTCTGCACGTACTATCAAGCTGACATGTAAAAACATGAGGATCAGAAAGAGGGGAAAAATAACTTTTTGATTCTCGATAGAATGGGATTGCAAACTAAACCCTTGAATACAAATGAGAAGGATAGAAGATATGAGGGATGGACGAGGTTCATGTTGTTTAGTTTGGAGTATGAATTGTTTTTATTGtttatttctttgtttatttGAGAGGAAGACTAGAAGGATTTGAACTTAAAATGACACTAATACATGTGCAATTGTGGACAAGGCAGTCACAGGTATGATATTGCTGAAGAAGCAAGAGTATTGCAGTTGTTGGCATGGTAGCTGATGGCTATGTAGGAAAAAAACATTTGTAGAAAGATTATAGTATAGTTTTCCCAAAGGAAAGAACAATATAGTCATTCGACAATGCAAGAACTTTCCATCCAATTTATGCCTACATTTGGATGAAAATTGAGCTAAGAAAAAGCTGGAGACTTTAGCAGTGTTGTTTCGCCTAAAGGTTTCCGTCTAAGTAAATATCCAAAAAAGGCATCCATCAGTTATTTTCTATTTACTCCTTTTCATCCGCACCGTTTCCCATGAAAGTAAATGAAACAGATAGCTTTCATGCAAAACTAGATTCACATTATAGTTGAGAACAAAAAATTAGCTGTTTTTCTTATCTATTTTATGACAATAATAAggaatgaatttaaaaaaaaaaaaatctagaaaatgATTCCAAGAAAACAGGGAAAGATCATAAGCAACAAACCAATGACAGAGCGGGAAATTAATCAGCCTACTGACCTCTTCCACTGCCTTCTCTCTAGCACGTTCAGACAACCTTAGAGCTTTGATCTCTGCCAGTGCTTCAGACAATTCTCGATCTTTGTCTGTAAACCCCCAGACACAAGAAACCAGCTTACACAAAAAAACtccaaacaaaataaaataatgagaAACACGCAAAAATAAAAAACTGCATTCCACCTCTCAATTCGTTCTCGAGCCTATTGAGTTCGACCTTCACCGGATCTGAGCCATGGAGAAGATTAATGAACTCCTCCACGTCCAAGTTAGGCTTCATTGAGGCCCTTCGCCTCAAAGCAGACGCCGCCCTCCCTTCACCCTTGAATGAGGCGGACGCCGTCAGAACCGCCGCCGACTGCGGCGGAGCATTAGCCCCGACGCTGCCCACATAGATCCTCTCCCCAGAGTCGTCGTACCGACCTGACATCCTGGATCTGATTGTCTCACATTTACCAGGAGCCCACTTCAAAAAGAACAAAGAAAAAAAACGGGCATGTGATCTCAACGCCGATTCACGGAACTAGCGCTCTCCCTCCGCCACCTCCTCCGCCGAGAGATCTTCCGAGAGCTTCGATTGCCTGCGAAAGGAACCCTAGCTATGCCTCTTCCTCCAATCGCCCCCGTCCCGAAGCAATGCGGGATTTGGGGGTGTATTAACTAGGACACAGTGAAAGCAACCGGAGAACGCCACTATTATGCTAAGCTACCAATTACCatatacaaaaataaaaataaaaataaaaataaacaaaataaaatttccttttacaaaTATTTGAACCAGAGAATAAAAATTGCAACGATAAAACATACAATTTGCAATTCATTTCGATAGGGCAAATAGTGCAAAATCATAAATTGATTATGGATCATAAACAACAGATCTGTCCCATAAATATCTAATTAATAATACAGTCACACAGAGAATCGAGGTGAACGTAAAACCACAGAGTAATTGCTGGTTCTCGTGATAACATAAATACTCACTCATTActcattgtaaaaaaaaaatattagtgatTGTGCATAAATTACTCTAGATTTATCCCGTAGAAAAGTCGTctacttttatttttaaaaaacaaagcTCTTCCCCCTGAGCCTGCCTCTCATCTTATCTCACTTCAGTCTTTCTTTCCTATTTTAAATTACAACTTCTATTCTCTTTGAACCAATTCTGATAGCAGAGGCCACGTGGCAGGCCTATGACTCAGCCAACGCAGAGTTGGGTCAGTCTGATTCATGGTCGAGCTCAACCTGAGACTCAAGGTCGAGCTCAAATCAAGCTAGCCGAGCTTAAAACTGAGATCGAAACAAGCCAGTAGACAAGGCAGTGACACGGGACCATAGGTTGACCTAAGTTGATATCGATGGGAGGTGAGAGACGTGG contains:
- the LOC122022319 gene encoding microtubule-associated protein 70-1-like, producing the protein MSGRYDDSGERIYVGSVGANAPPQSAAVLTASASFKGEGRAASALRRRASMKPNLDVEEFINLLHGSDPVKVELNRLENELRDKDRELSEALAEIKALRLSERAREKAVEELTDELIKMDEKLKLTESLLENRNLEIKKINDEKRSALAAQFAAEATLRRVHAAEKDDDMPPIEAILAPLEAELKLARQEIAKLQDDNRALDRLTKSKEAALLEAERTVQIALAKAAMVDDLQNKNQELMKQIEICQEENKIMDKMHRQKVAEVEKLGQTVRELEEAVLAGGAAANAVRDYQRKVQEMSEEMKTLDRELSRAKVSANRVAVVVANDWKDASDKVMPVKQWLEERRFMQGEMQQLRDKLSIAERTARSEAQLKEKFQLRLKVLEEGLRMPGSGIIRACVEGKSVGNGPLRRQSLGGAENNSKSINGFLSKRPSFQMRSSVSSTMVLKHAKGASKSFDGGTRTLVPKVIGNGTGVSLNRSSDVTSDNLLPNRWKETPSEKTCEFPIVESEDCVSGLLYDMLQKEVVTLRKACHEKDQSLQDKDDAIEMLAKKVDTLTKAMEVEAKKMRREVSAMEKEVAAMRVEKEQDSKSKRLSASGSKGPSTSSQMLPGRTGPRSGLIRNR